In Fluviispira sanaruensis, a genomic segment contains:
- a CDS encoding 3-hydroxyacyl-CoA dehydrogenase/enoyl-CoA hydratase family protein: MASHNRYLVRKVAVLGSGVMGAQIAAHMANANVDVVLFDLPAKDGNPNGIVQKSLAFLQKLEPTPFSVKSKANYITPANYEHDLDKLTDCDLIIEAISERMDWKKDLYTKVSGKIAAHAIFATNTSGLSINSLAEVLPAELRKNFCGIHFFNPPRYMTLVEIIPQKHTNLKTMDNLEEFLTTVLGKGVIRAKDTPNFIANRIGVFSMLATMHHTEKFSLGFDVVDALTGTSIGRAKSATYRTLDVVGIDTLAHVIKTMSDTLPSDPWHSIFNVPTWIQALISKGAVGQKAGGGVFRKVGKEIHVLDLKAQEYRLSKPEADADVVAILKLKDPSEKFKQLKNSQNPQAQFLWAIFRDLFHYCAVQLEEIADNARDLDLAIRWGYGWAMGPFETWQAAGWKFITDAINEDIAAGKTVAKTPLPAWVTDGRSEVHFSNGSYSPSTQKKEPRRELPVYARQFYPERVLGEKAIYGETVYENDGVRLWTKDDEISILSFKSKMHAIGSDVLEGVIKSVKIAEEKFKGLVLWQSEPPFSAGANLAQVTQALKDNDFKTLETMVKRFQDASMALKHSLVPTVAAVQGLALGGGCEFVMHCSKAVAALETYMGLVEVGVGLLPAGGGCKEFTLRAAKEAKGGNIFPFLQKYFENIAMAKVSRSAEDAKELGYLRPSDTIVFNPNELLYVATQEVKSLYEAGYRPPLKSKDILVTGKGGTATFKAALVNMLAGGFISEHDHKIGSYVATILGGGDIDQGNIVTDEWLLELEFRFFMELLRTEKTQQRIKYMLENGKPLRN, encoded by the coding sequence ATGGCAAGTCACAATCGATATCTCGTCCGCAAAGTTGCTGTCTTAGGTTCAGGCGTCATGGGTGCACAAATAGCTGCACATATGGCAAATGCTAATGTCGATGTTGTTTTATTCGACCTACCAGCTAAAGACGGAAATCCAAACGGAATCGTACAAAAATCTCTCGCATTTTTACAGAAACTTGAACCCACACCCTTTTCAGTTAAATCTAAAGCAAATTATATCACACCGGCAAATTATGAGCATGATCTCGATAAATTAACTGATTGTGATTTAATAATCGAAGCTATTAGCGAAAGAATGGATTGGAAAAAAGATCTCTATACTAAAGTCAGTGGGAAAATAGCTGCACATGCTATTTTTGCAACCAACACGTCTGGTTTGTCGATCAATTCGCTTGCAGAGGTTCTGCCAGCAGAATTAAGAAAAAACTTTTGTGGCATTCACTTTTTTAACCCCCCAAGATACATGACACTTGTTGAAATCATTCCACAAAAACATACAAATTTAAAAACTATGGATAATTTGGAAGAGTTTTTGACCACTGTTCTCGGCAAAGGAGTGATAAGGGCAAAAGATACGCCCAACTTCATTGCCAATAGAATCGGTGTATTTTCCATGTTGGCTACAATGCACCACACTGAAAAGTTCTCTTTGGGTTTTGATGTTGTCGATGCTCTCACCGGAACCTCTATCGGTAGAGCAAAAAGTGCGACTTACAGAACACTTGACGTGGTTGGGATCGACACACTCGCCCACGTGATAAAAACCATGTCCGATACTCTGCCAAGCGATCCATGGCATTCTATTTTTAATGTCCCAACTTGGATTCAAGCTCTTATTTCTAAAGGAGCTGTCGGACAAAAAGCCGGCGGAGGAGTTTTTAGAAAAGTGGGGAAAGAGATACATGTACTCGATCTCAAAGCACAAGAATACAGATTGAGCAAACCTGAAGCCGATGCCGATGTTGTGGCGATTTTAAAATTAAAAGACCCCAGTGAAAAATTTAAACAATTGAAAAACTCACAGAACCCTCAAGCGCAATTTTTATGGGCTATTTTTCGTGATCTCTTTCATTATTGCGCCGTGCAACTCGAAGAGATTGCGGACAATGCGCGCGATCTCGATTTAGCCATACGCTGGGGTTACGGTTGGGCTATGGGACCATTTGAAACATGGCAAGCTGCTGGTTGGAAGTTTATTACCGATGCCATAAATGAGGACATAGCTGCTGGAAAAACTGTAGCTAAAACTCCTTTACCAGCATGGGTAACAGATGGACGGAGTGAAGTGCATTTTTCCAATGGCAGTTACTCACCTAGCACGCAAAAAAAAGAACCACGAAGAGAACTTCCTGTATATGCCCGTCAATTTTATCCAGAGCGAGTTTTAGGAGAAAAAGCCATTTATGGCGAAACTGTCTATGAAAATGATGGAGTTAGACTTTGGACAAAAGACGATGAAATTTCGATTTTGTCTTTCAAAAGTAAAATGCACGCCATAGGTTCAGACGTACTTGAAGGGGTGATAAAATCTGTAAAAATTGCTGAAGAAAAATTCAAAGGTCTTGTTCTTTGGCAATCAGAGCCTCCTTTTAGCGCGGGGGCAAATCTGGCGCAGGTCACCCAAGCTCTGAAAGATAATGACTTTAAGACATTAGAAACGATGGTGAAACGCTTTCAAGATGCTTCAATGGCTTTAAAGCACTCACTCGTTCCCACTGTGGCCGCTGTGCAAGGACTTGCACTTGGTGGCGGCTGTGAGTTTGTCATGCACTGTAGTAAGGCTGTAGCCGCACTCGAAACATATATGGGACTTGTTGAAGTGGGCGTGGGGCTCTTACCTGCAGGTGGAGGCTGTAAAGAATTCACACTCCGGGCAGCAAAAGAAGCAAAAGGTGGAAATATTTTTCCATTTTTACAAAAATACTTTGAAAATATTGCAATGGCAAAAGTATCTCGCAGTGCTGAAGATGCAAAAGAATTGGGTTATCTGCGTCCATCCGATACGATCGTTTTTAATCCAAATGAACTTTTGTATGTAGCGACTCAAGAAGTTAAATCTTTATATGAAGCTGGCTATCGTCCACCCCTTAAATCAAAAGACATACTTGTAACAGGTAAAGGCGGAACAGCAACATTTAAAGCGGCACTTGTGAATATGCTTGCCGGTGGATTTATCTCAGAACATGACCATAAAATTGGCTCATATGTTGCTACTATTTTAGGTGGCGGCGATATAGATCAAGGTAACATTGTAACAGATGAATGGCTCCTTGAATTAGAATTTAGATTCTTTATGGAATTATTAAGAACTGAAAAGACACAACAGCGTATTAAATATATGCTGGAAAATGGAAAACCTCTTAGAAATTAA
- the secG gene encoding preprotein translocase subunit SecG, translated as MISTLLTTLLIIDALVLIVLIIVLQQGNEGGLGGAFGGGNSAGFFGATGGVKLIVRATWVCGILFFILAMSSSWVRTSNKYELNNLLEKSLTAPSVPTAVPATNTEPILPAQQPLEEKSQNVPANPAK; from the coding sequence ATGATTTCAACACTTCTGACAACTCTTTTAATCATAGATGCTTTAGTTTTGATAGTTCTTATCATTGTTTTGCAGCAGGGCAACGAAGGTGGCCTTGGTGGAGCCTTCGGTGGTGGGAACTCAGCGGGTTTTTTTGGGGCAACGGGGGGCGTAAAACTCATCGTAAGAGCCACTTGGGTCTGCGGAATTCTATTTTTTATTTTAGCAATGTCATCATCTTGGGTAAGAACGAGTAACAAATACGAACTAAATAATCTCTTAGAAAAGTCTTTGACTGCTCCAAGCGTTCCAACGGCTGTGCCAGCTACAAATACAGAACCCATTTTACCTGCTCAGCAACCGCTTGAAGAAAAATCTCAAAACGTGCCTGCAAATCCTGCAAAATAG
- a CDS encoding acetyl-CoA C-acyltransferase, with amino-acid sequence MSKQIQEAYICAAIRTPVGKAPRGVYRTTRPDDLLAHCLKGIIQKFPNLNLAEIGDVITGCAMPEAEQGMNVARISLLLAGLPNVVPGMTINRFCSSGIQAVAMAADRIKLGEADLMIASGTESMSLIPMMGHKVVMNPSFFTDGNVGIAYGMGITAEKVADKWKITREAQDQFALESHRRASEAIKNGEFKDEILPYQVSENSPGSVGEIIRLNKLIVNDEGPRPDSTLEALAKLKPVFAARGSVTAGNSSQMSDGAAAILLASEKAIKKYNLTPLARFVSFAVAGVPPEIMGIGPKEAIPKVLKQAGIKQNQIDWFELNEAFAAQSLAVINDLGLDPQIVNPLGGAIALGHPLGATGAIRTATIVNGMKRHKKKYGMVTMCIGTGMGAAGLIEMV; translated from the coding sequence ATGTCAAAACAAATTCAAGAAGCTTATATATGTGCTGCAATAAGAACTCCTGTAGGAAAAGCCCCTCGTGGTGTGTATAGAACAACAAGACCAGACGATTTACTCGCACATTGTCTAAAAGGAATTATTCAGAAATTTCCAAATTTAAACCTTGCAGAAATTGGCGATGTGATCACAGGCTGCGCAATGCCGGAAGCTGAGCAAGGAATGAATGTTGCCCGTATTTCTTTACTTTTAGCTGGTCTACCAAATGTTGTGCCTGGAATGACAATAAATCGTTTTTGTTCCTCGGGAATTCAAGCCGTCGCCATGGCTGCAGATAGAATTAAGTTGGGTGAAGCAGATCTTATGATTGCTTCTGGAACAGAAAGTATGAGCCTTATTCCTATGATGGGTCATAAAGTTGTGATGAATCCAAGTTTTTTTACGGATGGAAATGTAGGAATAGCTTACGGAATGGGTATTACTGCAGAAAAAGTCGCTGATAAATGGAAAATCACGCGTGAAGCACAAGACCAATTTGCCTTAGAAAGTCATAGAAGAGCTAGCGAAGCCATTAAGAATGGAGAGTTCAAAGATGAAATCCTACCCTACCAAGTATCTGAGAATTCACCAGGATCAGTTGGAGAAATTATTCGCTTGAATAAACTAATCGTCAACGACGAAGGCCCACGCCCCGATTCCACTCTTGAAGCTTTGGCCAAACTTAAACCCGTATTCGCTGCGCGTGGTAGCGTAACCGCTGGTAATAGTTCCCAAATGAGCGATGGAGCCGCCGCAATACTCTTAGCAAGCGAAAAAGCAATCAAAAAGTACAACCTCACTCCTCTTGCACGTTTTGTCAGTTTTGCAGTTGCCGGTGTCCCTCCCGAAATTATGGGAATTGGACCCAAAGAAGCTATCCCGAAAGTCTTAAAACAGGCTGGCATAAAACAAAATCAAATTGATTGGTTTGAATTAAATGAAGCTTTTGCTGCCCAAAGCCTTGCCGTCATTAATGATTTAGGACTCGATCCCCAAATAGTGAATCCCCTTGGCGGAGCTATAGCCCTTGGTCATCCTTTAGGAGCAACAGGCGCAATTCGCACAGCAACCATAGTCAACGGCATGAAAAGACATAAGAAAAAATATGGCATGGTCACCATGTGTATAGGCACAGGCATGGGAGCTGCTGGTTTAATAGAAATGGTTTAA
- the asnA gene encoding aspartate--ammonia ligase: protein MSLSAISCSISPFSAFELKKTEKQIHFLKTFFAETLAETLHLSKVSSPLFVEAGTGINDDLNGVEAPTSFYIPEYSPTKRIEVVQSLAKWKRMMLKHYEFCIGEGLYTDMRAIRPHDVIDATHSAYVDQWDWELCIAKEQRTLAFLKETVKKIYTSIKQTEARFAAIFQDTKPILPEEITFIHTEELEEMYPTLSPKERENEICKKHGAVFLIGIGGALKSGLPHDGRAPDYDDWTTPSTEKFKGLNGDILVWHPVLEAAFELSSMGVRVDIEALQKQLKISGQEERSKLLFHSMLLQGELPFSLGGGIGQSRLMMFLLRKSHISQVQAAVF from the coding sequence ATGTCTCTTAGTGCTATTTCGTGCTCAATTTCTCCTTTTTCTGCATTTGAACTTAAAAAAACAGAAAAGCAAATTCATTTTCTGAAAACTTTTTTCGCAGAGACTCTGGCAGAAACATTACATTTGTCTAAAGTTTCTTCTCCACTTTTTGTAGAAGCAGGAACAGGAATTAACGATGATTTAAATGGTGTCGAAGCGCCAACCTCTTTTTATATTCCAGAATACAGCCCAACTAAAAGAATTGAAGTAGTTCAGTCACTTGCAAAATGGAAAAGAATGATGCTTAAGCATTATGAATTTTGTATTGGTGAAGGCCTATATACAGATATGCGTGCCATTCGTCCTCATGATGTTATAGATGCAACACACTCTGCCTATGTGGATCAATGGGACTGGGAATTATGTATTGCAAAAGAACAGCGTACTCTTGCGTTTCTTAAAGAAACAGTGAAAAAAATATATACAAGTATTAAACAAACCGAAGCACGTTTCGCAGCAATTTTTCAAGATACAAAACCTATTTTGCCAGAAGAAATTACTTTTATTCATACTGAAGAACTTGAAGAAATGTACCCAACTTTGAGCCCAAAAGAAAGAGAAAATGAAATTTGTAAAAAACACGGTGCGGTGTTCTTAATTGGCATTGGCGGTGCTTTAAAAAGTGGTTTACCCCATGATGGCCGTGCACCTGATTATGATGACTGGACAACGCCTTCGACAGAGAAGTTCAAAGGTCTCAACGGTGATATTTTAGTTTGGCATCCTGTGCTAGAAGCAGCATTTGAGCTTTCTTCCATGGGGGTTCGCGTTGATATTGAAGCTTTACAAAAGCAATTAAAAATATCAGGTCAAGAAGAGCGTTCCAAACTTTTATTTCACTCAATGTTGTTGCAAGGAGAGTTGCCATTTTCATTGGGCGGAGGAATTGGCCAATCTCGTCTTATGATGTTTTTACTAAGAAAAAGTCACATATCTCAAGTTCAAGCAGCCGTATTTTAA
- a CDS encoding helicase-related protein, protein MTRMTKKKEVSESKVEATVKPKSSGIRSKKVTPKAESSLQKQKKTLSSRAKVEKAAPKKAAPPKAKTVSEKKEKAVKVKTPAKTAKKAKAPLKKAVDLPVQTLFSDIEKIETESPKELKKIEVDLKKEPVQKKVESKIQILVPEKVQAPKYTLPSSLSEEKKSVRFESLIANDSIIEAIKKFGVKEPSETMQNALPAALRGSDLLLTKPEESEGFIIGVVTAASKILAESLPKGSPQSPSALFICPSQKKVDEIFAASKAIFAQLGISFFKLNENQADEDLSEILNKELDVLIATPKIFTKAKDLNQLKIINVGLCLVMATNSFANENISDDLEKILSSLPQERTQKIIIANENTPSVREIGFKFLEDPEYVSLIPSQIKERSPKQFAHALSATQKFQVLLGHLKNHKPNCAVVFANTKPVAEWIAYKLHGNGIKVELITNQLSQQKKIVLLNAIKQNEVQIIVATDCISKSLGIQKLNCIYNFDLPDSPKTFVDRLCRIEASKNPISVSFICEDYGYNMGAIEEALGFKIHIAQPDKNYFNIKDTSEYPLEADGKVKRIGVVYENERTAKEEAPVVQTNRDVTTRPAVTKPIERFETVSFTQKSAQISAQAAPTTVPAADSQQSVAQAGQSAEGLKLQPRKASDKRDENLSQTSQQKPLFTAPQQKGFEQRKGSFDSQNRSNDKYIRRDERAKEAINAAKMAAKSASDKRSEKFSGKSQTMPKRAGLFEIAVTLVQDAVQSAAHAAKDSLANNIQQNLPTLSLMLDRFKILKKPSERQNELEKNDH, encoded by the coding sequence ATGACGCGCATGACCAAAAAAAAAGAAGTTTCAGAATCTAAAGTCGAAGCAACTGTGAAACCAAAGTCCTCTGGAATAAGGTCGAAGAAAGTAACTCCAAAGGCAGAGTCATCTCTTCAAAAGCAGAAGAAAACATTAAGTTCTCGTGCAAAAGTGGAAAAAGCGGCTCCTAAAAAAGCGGCTCCTCCAAAAGCAAAAACTGTTTCAGAAAAGAAAGAAAAAGCCGTAAAAGTAAAAACTCCGGCCAAAACAGCCAAAAAGGCAAAAGCTCCGCTTAAAAAAGCAGTTGATCTACCTGTCCAAACTCTTTTTTCTGATATTGAAAAAATTGAGACAGAGAGTCCAAAAGAGCTTAAAAAGATTGAAGTAGATTTAAAAAAAGAGCCTGTGCAAAAGAAGGTAGAGAGTAAAATACAAATACTCGTACCAGAAAAAGTGCAAGCTCCTAAATACACATTGCCTTCATCTTTATCTGAAGAAAAAAAGAGTGTTCGCTTTGAAAGCCTTATAGCCAATGATTCTATCATAGAAGCTATAAAGAAATTCGGGGTTAAAGAACCTTCAGAGACCATGCAAAATGCTCTCCCTGCTGCTTTGCGCGGTTCCGATCTTCTCTTAACAAAACCCGAGGAAAGCGAAGGCTTTATCATTGGCGTAGTCACTGCTGCGAGCAAAATTCTTGCAGAAAGTTTGCCAAAAGGCTCCCCTCAGTCACCTTCCGCATTGTTTATTTGCCCTTCCCAAAAGAAGGTTGATGAAATTTTTGCTGCAAGCAAAGCGATCTTTGCTCAACTTGGCATTTCATTTTTTAAGCTCAATGAAAATCAAGCTGATGAAGATCTAAGCGAAATCTTGAACAAAGAACTCGATGTGCTGATAGCCACGCCAAAGATATTCACTAAAGCAAAAGATCTTAATCAATTAAAGATCATAAACGTCGGTCTCTGTCTTGTCATGGCAACAAACAGTTTTGCCAATGAAAATATTTCAGATGATTTAGAGAAAATTTTGTCTTCTCTCCCGCAAGAAAGAACACAAAAAATCATTATTGCAAACGAAAACACACCCAGTGTTAGAGAAATTGGCTTTAAATTCCTTGAAGATCCAGAATATGTTTCTTTGATCCCTTCACAAATAAAAGAACGTTCCCCCAAACAGTTTGCCCATGCACTTTCAGCGACGCAAAAATTTCAAGTTCTTTTAGGCCATTTAAAGAACCACAAACCGAATTGCGCTGTGGTTTTTGCCAATACGAAGCCTGTTGCGGAATGGATTGCCTATAAATTACATGGGAATGGAATTAAAGTTGAACTCATAACGAACCAATTGAGTCAGCAAAAAAAGATTGTTCTACTGAACGCAATAAAACAAAATGAAGTGCAGATTATCGTCGCAACTGACTGTATTTCAAAAAGTTTAGGAATTCAAAAGCTCAATTGCATTTACAACTTCGATCTTCCCGACTCTCCTAAAACTTTTGTCGATCGCCTCTGTCGGATTGAAGCATCTAAAAACCCAATTTCTGTATCCTTCATCTGCGAAGATTATGGATATAATATGGGAGCAATTGAAGAAGCACTTGGCTTTAAAATTCATATTGCTCAACCCGATAAAAATTACTTTAATATTAAAGACACTTCCGAATATCCTCTGGAAGCAGACGGAAAAGTGAAAAGAATTGGTGTTGTGTACGAAAATGAACGCACTGCTAAAGAAGAAGCACCTGTTGTTCAAACAAATAGAGACGTCACAACTCGTCCTGCTGTAACAAAACCAATTGAACGTTTTGAAACAGTGAGCTTCACGCAAAAATCTGCTCAGATTTCTGCTCAAGCAGCGCCTACAACAGTTCCCGCAGCCGATTCTCAACAAAGTGTTGCTCAAGCTGGACAAAGCGCTGAAGGACTTAAATTACAACCGCGTAAAGCATCTGATAAGAGAGATGAAAATCTTTCTCAAACCAGTCAACAGAAACCTCTATTCACAGCCCCACAACAAAAAGGTTTTGAACAACGCAAAGGCTCATTTGACAGCCAAAATCGTTCGAATGACAAATACATTCGTCGCGATGAACGAGCAAAAGAAGCTATCAATGCAGCTAAAATGGCTGCTAAATCAGCTTCAGATAAGCGCAGTGAAAAGTTCTCTGGAAAATCACAAACAATGCCAAAACGTGCAGGTCTCTTTGAAATTGCTGTTACTTTGGTTCAGGATGCTGTTCAATCCGCTGCGCATGCTGCCAAGGATTCTCTTGCAAACAATATTCAACAAAACCTTCCAACCCTTTCCCTTATGTTAGATCGGTTTAAAATTCTTAAAAAACCGAGCGAAAGACAGAATGAATTAGAAAAGAATGATCACTGA
- a CDS encoding glycosyltransferase family 9 protein, which translates to MAKYLVLKLRAMGDTIILSSVIECIKKNDHNAIIDVYIMSEWKAVFLNNPNINHIYLYKNFKSRLISFLYAKIFIVLKFLFFIRLKKYDYAITCSASNTSSLYSLLSGAKNRANHFHSPRRKNKYSTVVIPDKGKHKSSIERDLDNLRGFGFKTDNAAETKIYISEDEKKWATNYVNSKLSAIDKPILILGIGAGRRTKIWPEKYFAKIAEDWIEKKNGIVLALLSRSEKNQVDELLKYLPKQCHSRFLQTSECSLRENFGILSIGTIFLGNDSGLKHAAIAIGLKTYTLFGPESPIEWHPYSKEQHPIFFIENLPCRTSTGRSCSIEKCEIENNKCLTQLYPEDVFKSITI; encoded by the coding sequence ATGGCAAAGTACTTAGTTTTGAAGCTAAGGGCAATGGGTGACACAATTATTCTATCTTCAGTTATAGAGTGTATTAAAAAAAATGATCACAATGCTATTATTGATGTTTATATTATGTCAGAATGGAAAGCTGTTTTTTTAAATAATCCCAATATCAATCATATTTATTTATATAAAAATTTCAAATCAAGACTAATTAGTTTTTTATATGCAAAAATATTTATTGTATTAAAATTCTTATTTTTTATTAGGCTAAAAAAATATGATTATGCAATTACTTGCTCCGCAAGTAATACGAGTTCACTTTATTCATTATTATCTGGGGCTAAAAATAGAGCGAATCATTTTCATAGTCCTCGTAGGAAAAATAAATATTCCACTGTAGTTATTCCGGATAAAGGGAAACATAAATCATCTATAGAAAGAGACTTAGATAATCTTCGAGGGTTTGGTTTTAAGACTGATAATGCTGCGGAAACAAAAATTTATATTAGTGAAGATGAAAAAAAATGGGCAACAAATTATGTCAATAGTAAATTATCAGCGATTGATAAACCTATTCTCATACTTGGTATAGGTGCTGGACGGAGGACAAAAATATGGCCAGAAAAATACTTTGCAAAAATTGCAGAAGATTGGATAGAAAAAAAGAATGGGATTGTATTAGCTTTATTATCTCGATCTGAAAAAAATCAAGTTGATGAATTATTAAAATATTTACCGAAACAGTGCCACAGTCGTTTTTTGCAAACAAGTGAATGTTCTTTAAGAGAAAACTTTGGTATTTTATCAATTGGAACAATCTTTTTAGGGAATGATTCAGGTTTAAAACATGCTGCTATAGCAATTGGGTTAAAAACGTACACATTATTTGGTCCTGAATCACCAATTGAGTGGCATCCATATAGCAAAGAGCAACACCCTATCTTTTTTATTGAAAATCTTCCTTGCAGGACATCTACAGGACGAAGCTGTTCTATTGAAAAGTGTGAAATTGAAAATAACAAATGCTTAACTCAATTATACCCTGAAGATGTATTTAAAAGTATAACAATCTAA
- a CDS encoding SGNH/GDSL hydrolase family protein: MFVFILRILKLLAVISLSYYSCLSFASSFYIACYYYDSDKGLYNKNSSLMAPGKLYIGANTNYFWALNNENHYVKLNGSVIDGFFIEESLSRSDAVQFCQNAVKKGTFLWPSKSTYKLLDYKAATSNFDGFEYPIRFLKDNNNYARIKQIVLFGDSLSDTGNLKRWTKYMPGYPGFFGRFTDFYNWIDFLADMQPNKGPRYPVLNFAYGGAKSDGTNDFYFNNLKNYMSSLGRSFVTGSSKDYINNYLNKYLTQDSYQTKSPEISSTNDILFVIWIGANDYIAKLERPILTQEFFDNPKKIGGSATVFKHSVEDIAEQINLLYNQGARHFLIFNLPDFGRTPVVLDTRYKIKDIENPTDEANKISFSKKITEVIESHNKYLSSKIKDIETVNKEIDITFIDIFKGFNAFIDGKNIIDGSDFNYGVQLLNSKYPIPGTNKFIQEECYTGGYIGAAKALNKSDYSANAFALKNSCHKQNESEYDGLDKISPTTVFWNNPHPSSYAHCWISFMARKGLEDKGLIPKELPSLENYKNYCLEILKAKYN; the protein is encoded by the coding sequence ATGTTTGTATTTATACTTCGCATTTTGAAATTACTCGCCGTAATTTCATTGTCTTATTATTCTTGCCTATCTTTTGCGAGTTCATTTTATATTGCATGCTATTATTACGACTCTGACAAGGGACTATATAATAAAAACTCTTCTCTTATGGCTCCAGGTAAACTTTATATCGGTGCAAATACTAACTATTTTTGGGCTTTGAATAATGAAAATCATTATGTAAAACTAAACGGTTCCGTGATTGATGGTTTTTTTATTGAAGAATCTTTATCACGTAGCGATGCAGTTCAATTCTGTCAAAATGCAGTAAAAAAAGGGACTTTCTTGTGGCCGAGTAAAAGCACTTATAAACTTTTAGATTACAAAGCTGCCACTTCAAATTTTGATGGATTTGAATATCCAATTCGTTTTTTAAAAGATAACAATAACTATGCACGCATTAAACAAATAGTTTTATTTGGTGACAGTTTATCAGACACTGGAAATTTAAAACGCTGGACAAAATATATGCCTGGCTATCCCGGTTTTTTTGGCCGCTTTACTGATTTTTACAATTGGATCGATTTTCTCGCAGATATGCAACCCAATAAAGGCCCACGCTATCCTGTTTTAAACTTTGCTTACGGTGGAGCAAAATCAGATGGGACAAACGATTTTTATTTTAATAATTTGAAAAATTATATGTCTTCACTTGGTAGAAGCTTTGTCACAGGCAGTTCAAAAGATTATATAAACAATTATCTTAATAAATATTTAACTCAAGACTCTTACCAAACAAAATCTCCCGAAATAAGCAGCACAAATGATATCCTTTTCGTCATTTGGATTGGGGCAAACGATTATATAGCAAAACTAGAAAGACCAATTTTGACCCAAGAATTTTTTGATAATCCCAAAAAAATTGGCGGTTCTGCTACAGTTTTTAAACACTCTGTTGAAGATATTGCAGAACAAATAAATCTTCTTTATAATCAAGGTGCTCGTCATTTCTTAATTTTTAATCTTCCTGATTTTGGTAGAACTCCTGTTGTGTTAGACACGCGTTATAAAATAAAAGATATTGAAAATCCTACCGATGAAGCAAATAAAATTTCATTTTCAAAAAAGATTACAGAAGTTATAGAAAGTCATAATAAATATTTAAGTTCTAAAATAAAAGATATTGAAACAGTCAATAAAGAAATAGACATTACGTTCATTGATATTTTTAAAGGCTTTAATGCTTTCATTGATGGGAAAAACATAATTGATGGAAGTGATTTTAACTACGGTGTTCAACTTTTAAATTCAAAATATCCAATCCCTGGAACAAATAAATTTATCCAAGAAGAATGCTATACGGGTGGTTACATTGGAGCTGCAAAAGCGCTGAACAAAAGTGACTACAGTGCAAACGCTTTTGCTTTAAAAAACTCTTGTCACAAACAAAATGAAAGTGAATACGATGGACTCGATAAAATAAGCCCGACGACCGTTTTTTGGAATAATCCACATCCAAGCAGCTATGCACACTGCTGGATCAGTTTCATGGCAAGAAAAGGCCTTGAAGATAAAGGGCTGATACCAAAAGAACTGCCTTCGCTTGAAAACTATAAAAATTATTGTCTAGAAATCTTAAAAGCTAAGTATAATTGA